TGCAATAAGTAGTACTAACTAATTTGAATGTCCTTATGTTAGGATTTCCTGCCAGATTTAGAAAGGAACCACACATCGTCCTTGCGATAAATAGGCATGTCGAATTCGTTGGGTACTGATAGCAACAGATAGATGACAGAAAAATTCGCTGATGAGGTTATGCGTTTTAAACATAACAAGCCATATAAAGATAGTTACATATAATTGATATGTTCCTTAAAACATATAAAAACATTGATATGTTCCTGCAAACTTCGAAAAGACTAAAAGATGGTTGATATGTTCCCACGGACGCAAGTATTAATAATGAGCCCTCGACCCACGTTGAGAGCGTGGGGTTGATAACAAGAGTATAATCCTTGATATTACCGGGTTTCTCCATAGGGAGTGAATGCGGGAATATGGGCTTTACTGGGGGAAATTACCCTTGACAGGACAAGTTGAGATATGTTAGAATATGCGGCAAAGCAATGACGAAGAGAAGTAGCATGAATTATCGTTCACAGAGAGTGGGGGATGGTGAGAACCCTATAAAGTGAATTCATGTGAATAACACTTCACCAGCTTCAATCTGAAAGTCATAGTACATATGATAAGTAGGTGCGACGTTAAGCCGTACGTTACAATGGCAGGCACTAAGGAGTGACTGTACGATGAAGTACAGTAATTCAGGTGGCACCGCGGACGATGATACTGCTGTTCGCCCTGAAATTTTTATTTCGGGCGAGCAGCTTTTTTATATTTATAAGTGCTCTCCCGACACAGTAAATCAAAAAAGATGAGAGAGGGAGATTTTATGTCAGAGATTTATCGTACCAAACTAATGAATCAAATCACGGAAGAAGATATCGGCACCGTCTTTAAAATTGCTGGTTGGGTTGAAAACATCCGGGACCACGGCGGGGTATCCTTTATCGACCTTAGGGACATGTACGGTGTCATGCAGGTGGTATTCAGAAGCATCGAACTTCCAAAAGGTATCAGAAAAGAAGAATGTTTATCTATTGAAGGTGTGGTGGAAAAACGGGATGAAGAAACTTACAACCCCAAGATTCCCACCGGTACCATTGAGCTTGCGGCACAAAAGGTCACAGTTTTAGGCAAGGTCTATAAGGATTTGCCGTTTGAAATCGCCACCTCTAAGGAAATTCGTGAAGAAGTGCGCTTAATGTACCGTTACCTTGATTTGAGAAATCGAAAGGTAAAGGACAACATTCTGTTTCGATCCCAGGTCATCAGCTTTTTAAGGCAGAAGATGACCGAGATGGGCTTTGTCGAAATACAAACACCGATTCTGTCAGCATCCTCTCCCGAAGGAGCAAGGGATTATATCGTTCCATCCAGAAAGTATAAAGGAAAATTCTATGCACTGCCCCAGGCACCCCAAATATATAAACAGTTGTTAATGGTTTCGGGCTTTGATAAGTATTTTCAGATTGCCCCCTGCTTCCGTGACGAGGATGCGCGGGCTGATCGCTCTCCAGGCGAGTTCTATCAGCTCGACTTTGAAATGAGCTTTGCCACTCAGGAAGACGTTTTTCGCGTGGGCGAAGAGGTGCTGGCTGAAACGTTTAAAAAGTTCGCGCCCGAAGGATATGAAATCACTGAGGCACCGTTCCCCGTTTTCAGCTACAAGCAGGCCATGCTGGAGTTCGGTACCGACAAGCCGGACCTGCGCAACCCTCTGCGCATCATCGATGTGACAGATTTCTTCCAGAGATGCACATTTAAACCTTTTCATCATAAGACAGTAAGAGCCATCAAGGTTCATGCCGACATGTCAAAGGGCTTCCATGAAAAACTGCTGGAATACGCACTGTCCATTGGCATGAGCGGACTTGGCTACCTTGAGATTCAGGAGGATATGACCTATAAAGGCCCCATCGACAAATTCATCCCCGAAGAAATAAAAGGAGAGCTGGCTCAAATTGCCGGCCTTATTCCCGGCGATGTTATATTCTTCATTGCAGACAAGGAAAAGCTTGCCAGCAAATACGCAGGACTAATCCGCAGTGAACTGGGCAAGCGCCTTGACATCTGTGAGAAAAATACTTACCGCTTCTGCTATATCAATGATTTTCCGATGTATGAAATCGACGAGGCAACCGGAAAAATACAATTTACCCATAACCCATTCTCCATGCCACAGGGTGGGCTAGAGGCTCTTAACACCAAGGACCCTCTGGACATTCTGGCTTATCAGTATGATATCGTTTGCAACGGCGTTGAACTTTCCTCGGGCGCGGTCCGAAACCACGACCTGGATATCATGGTCAAGGCCTTTGAGATTGCGGGTTACGATGAGGAAACCTTGAAAAAGAAGTTCGGAGCGCTCTATAATGCATTCCAGTACGGAGCACCGCCCCATGCCGGCATGGCTCCCGGAGTTGACCGTATGCTCATGCTTCTTAGGAATGAGGAAAACATCCGCGAAGTCGTGGCTTTCCCTATGAACAGCAACGCACAGGATCTGATGTGCGGTGCACCCAACGAAGTGACCGAACAGCAGTTGCGTGAGGTGCATATTAGAATCAGGAAATAAGCGTGTTTGAATCATCCCGGCGAACTTGACAGCCGGGAGCTATCAGAAATGGAGTGAGGATTATGGCAATTTCAAAAACTGAGATAGAAAAGTTAGCAAAACTTGCAAAGCTGAACTTCTCCGATGAAGAGCTTGAACGATTTACGGCTGAATTTGATGAGATTATAGCTTTTGCAGATACCATCAACCAATCCATCGAAGGCGGGACTGAACA
The genomic region above belongs to Defluviitalea saccharophila and contains:
- the aspS gene encoding aspartate--tRNA ligase, translated to MSEIYRTKLMNQITEEDIGTVFKIAGWVENIRDHGGVSFIDLRDMYGVMQVVFRSIELPKGIRKEECLSIEGVVEKRDEETYNPKIPTGTIELAAQKVTVLGKVYKDLPFEIATSKEIREEVRLMYRYLDLRNRKVKDNILFRSQVISFLRQKMTEMGFVEIQTPILSASSPEGARDYIVPSRKYKGKFYALPQAPQIYKQLLMVSGFDKYFQIAPCFRDEDARADRSPGEFYQLDFEMSFATQEDVFRVGEEVLAETFKKFAPEGYEITEAPFPVFSYKQAMLEFGTDKPDLRNPLRIIDVTDFFQRCTFKPFHHKTVRAIKVHADMSKGFHEKLLEYALSIGMSGLGYLEIQEDMTYKGPIDKFIPEEIKGELAQIAGLIPGDVIFFIADKEKLASKYAGLIRSELGKRLDICEKNTYRFCYINDFPMYEIDEATGKIQFTHNPFSMPQGGLEALNTKDPLDILAYQYDIVCNGVELSSGAVRNHDLDIMVKAFEIAGYDEETLKKKFGALYNAFQYGAPPHAGMAPGVDRMLMLLRNEENIREVVAFPMNSNAQDLMCGAPNEVTEQQLREVHIRIRK
- a CDS encoding Asp-tRNA(Asn)/Glu-tRNA(Gln) amidotransferase subunit GatC, with translation MAISKTEIEKLAKLAKLNFSDEELERFTAEFDEIIAFADTINQSIEGGTEQIRSVGARMVSFDDLRPDEVAPSLPNEKILSNVQGYNGFFSLERSKK